Proteins found in one Lates calcarifer isolate ASB-BC8 linkage group LG8, TLL_Latcal_v3, whole genome shotgun sequence genomic segment:
- the LOC108895077 gene encoding F-box/LRR-repeat protein 12 isoform X1: MEEFKTCNLDYFPENILIDVLSFLSVRELVRAGRVCKRWKRLVKDQRLWRVVDLTAWKGVTSRILWVLLRQYLGCGLRCLRLRGLLLSARGGTFLSESWLKALSTKCPRLTKLYLLHADLRSLPSCQLLPPSLQVLELRGCELPRGFFNQTLPTSPDQERAEATSSAQQQGQDQKGKQRSSPSGITINTLVLNNVPSFTDQHLQSLTSWERLSRLELRDTFRVTANGLRSCAAKDGICGVEGFPRLKFLEIGITGRQGYQLQMASLGLGAGWLGLEELSLGGKEVGPGLLCASRLKDLKRLCLWACTLSEMQIVRSCRMLRGLRQLEFLDVTFQPRQCPPVVEGEGGGEEEQDNEEAAGGESNNDENKTLDVNDPIPSLRRSLAVLLPACSLVFTNCSVQVLETFSPWIFLNLPTSTEWSYIL, encoded by the exons ATGGAAGAATTTAAAACCTGTAATCTGGACTACTTTCCCgaaaacattttaattgatGTCTTGTCGTTTTTGAGCGTACGAGAGCTCGTCAGAGCTGGAAG AGTGTGTAAGAGGTGGAAACGCCTTGTTAAAGACCAGAGACTGTGGAGAGTTGTCGATCTGACTGCATGGAAAGGG GTGACATCCCGCATACTTTGGGTCCTGCTGCGTCAGTACCTGGGTTGTGGACTAAGGTGCCTACGGTTGCGTGGTTTGCTGCTCTCTGCCCGAGGCGGCACCTTTCTCTCTGAGTCTTGGCTCAAAGCTTTGTCTACAAAGTGCCCTCGCCTGACTAAGCTCTATCTTCTGCATGCAGACCTGAGAAGCCTGCCCAGTTGCCAGCTTCTGCCTCCATCTTTGCAGGTGCTGGAGTTGCGTGGCTGTGAGCTGCCTCGTGGCTTTTTCAACCAGACACTGCCCACTTCACCTGACCAAGAAAGAGCAGAAGCCACATCCAGTGCTCAACAGCAAGGGCAGGATCAGAAAGGGAAACAGCGCAGCTCTCCATCAGGGATCACTATTAATACGTTAGTCCTTAACAATGTGCCCTCTTTCACGGACCAGCACCTGCAGAGTCTGACATCATGGGAGAGGCTCAGTCGACTGGAGCTGCGCGACACCTTTCGCGTGACGGCTAACGGGCTCAGGAGCTGTGCTGCCAAGGATGGCATCTGTGGAGTGGAAGGGTTCCCCAGGCTCAAGTTTCTGGAAATAGGCATCACTGGGCGGCAGGGCTACCAGTTACAGATGGCCTCCCTGGGGCTAGGGGCAGGATGGCTCGGACTGGAAGAACTGAGCCTGGGCGGTAAAGAGGTGGGGCCAGGCCTGCTCTGTGCGAGCCGTCTGAAGGACCTGAAGCGTCTGTGTCTGTGGGCCTGCACACTCAGCGAAATGCAAATAGTCCGGAGCTGCAGGATGCTCCGTGGACTCCGCCAGCTGGAGTTTTTGGACGTGACATTCCAGCCTCGGCAGTGTCCACCAGTGGTGGAAGGGGAGGGTGGTGGTGAAGAGGAGCAGGACAACGAGGAAGCTGCAGGTGGAGAAAGCAACAATGATGAGAACAAGACACTGGATGTTAATGATCCTATTCCAAGTCTGCGTCGCTCGCTTGCTGTCCTGCTGCCAGCCTGCTCTCTAGTTTTCACCAACTGCTCTGTTCAG GTTTTAGAGACGTTTTCCCCCTGGATATTTTTGAATCTGCCCACCTCAACAGAATGGAGCTATATATTGTGA
- the mcm7 gene encoding DNA replication licensing factor MCM7 isoform X2 yields the protein MMEQRGRDPADTRDPRNQYPPELMRRFEMYFKPPTTAKPKVVRDVRADSIGNLVTVRGIVTRATEVKPMMAVATYTCDQCGAETYQPIQSPSFMPLVMCPSQECVTNKSGGRLYLQTRGSKFVKFQELRIQEHSDQVPVGNIPRSMSVYARGENTRLAQPGDHVAITGVFLPLLRTGFKQAVQGLLSETYLEAHSITLMNKTEDDELGNEELTEEELRSITDEGFYEKLAGSIAPEIYGHEDVKKALLLLLVGGVEQAPKGMKIRGNINICLMGDPGVAKSQLLSYIDRLAPRSQYTTGRGSSGVGLTAAVMRDPLTGEMTLEGGALVLADLGICCIDEFDKMADADRTAIHEVMEQQTISIAKAGIMTSLNARCSILAAANPAYGRYNPRKSIEQNIQLPAALLSRFDLLWLIQDKPDADADLRLAQHITYVHQHSRQPPTHFTPIDMKLMRRYIALCKKRQPVVPESLADYITAAYVEMRKEARVSKDTTFTSARTLLSILRLSTALARLRMMDTVEKEDVNEAMRLMEMSKDSLQADKSSNTRTQRPADVIFSLVRELATEGMVGRGGAGGVVRMAEAEQRCVSRGFTPAQFQEALEEYEELNVWQVNQARTRITFV from the exons ATGATGGAACAGAGGGGTCGTGACCCTGCAGACACTCGTGACCCACGTAACCAATACCCACCTGAACTCATGAGAAGATT TGAGATGTACTTTAAGCCTCCCACCACTGCTAAACCTAAAGTGGTCCGTGATGTTCGAGCTGACAGTATTGGGAACCTGGTGACAGTTCGAGGCATAGTGACTCGTGCCACTGAGGTCAAACCAATGATGGCTGTAGCTACTTACACATGTGACCAGTGTGGTGCTGAGACCTATCAACCA ATCCAGTCTCCCTCTTTCATGCCCCTCGTCATGTGTCCCAGCCAAGAGTGTGTCACCAACAAATCTGGAGGGCGTCTCTACCTGCAGACCAGAGGCTCCAAATTTGTCAAATTCCAAGAGCTGCGTATTCAGGAACAT AGTGATCAGGTGCCTGTTGGTAATATTCCAAGGAGCATGTCTGTATACGCCCGTGGAGAAAACACACGCCTTGCCCAGCCAGGAGACCATGTAGCCATCACAGGagtcttcctccctcttctgcGCACAGGTTTCAAACAAGCTGTTCAG GGTCTTCTGTCAGAAACGTACCTGGAGGCCCACAGCATCACACTCATGAACAAAACAGAGGATGACGAGCTTGGCAACGAGGAGCTGACTGAGGAGGAGCTGCGTAGCATCACAG atgaaggattttatgAGAAATTAGCTGGCTCCATAGCACCAGAGATCTATGGACATGAAGATGTGAAAAAGgctcttcttctcctgctcGTTGGAGGTGTGGAACAGGCACCTAAAGGCATGAAAATCAGAG GCAACATAAACATCTGCCTGATGGGAGACCCAGGAGTCGCCAAGTCCCAGCTGCTGTCCTACATTGACCGTCTGGCCCCTCGAA GCCAGTACACAACAGGTCGTGGATCATCCGGAGTCGGTCTGACTGCAGCAGTTATGCGTGACCCCCTGACTGGAGAAATGACCCTGGAAGGTGGAGCCTTGGTGCTGGCTGACCTGGGCATCTGCTGCATTGATGAGTTTGACAAGATGGCCGACGCTGACCGCACAGCCATCCATGAGGTGATGGAGCAGCAGACCATCTCCATTGCAAAG GCGGGCATCATGACCTCCCTCAATGCCCGTTGCTCCATCCTAGCGGCGGCCAACCCCGCCTACGGCCGCTACAACCCCAGGAAGAGCATTGAGCAGAACATTCAGCTGCCGGCTGCTCTGCTCTCCCGTTTCGACCTGCTCTGGCTGATCCAGGACAAGCCAGACGCCGATGCTGATCTGCGTCTGGCCCAGCACATTACCTACGTCCACCAGCACTCCCGCCAGCCACCCACTCACTTCACCCCCATCGACATGAAGCTGATGAG ACGTTACATCGCTCTGTGTAAGAAGCGGCAGCCTGTGGTGCCAGAGTCACTGGCTGATTACATCACTGCTGCTTATGTTGAGATGAGGAAAGAGGCCAGAGTCAGCAAAGACACCACCTTTACCTCTGCCCGtaccctcctctccatcctccgTCTGTCCACTGCCCTG GCTCGCCTTCGCATGATGGACACTGTGGAGAAGGAGGACGTCAATGAGGCAATGAGACTGATGGAGATGTCAAAGGACTCGCTACAAGCCGACAAGTCCAGCAACACAAG GACTCAGCGTCCAGCCGACGTCATCTTCTCCCTGGTTCGTGAGCTCGCCACAGAGGGCATGGTGGGCCGTGGTGGAGCCGGTGGGGTGGTTCGCATGGCTGAGGCCGAGCAGCGTTGCGTATCTCGTGGCTTCACTCCTGCCCAGTTCCAGGAGGCCTTGGAGGAGTATGAGGAGCTGAACGTGTGGCAGGTCAACCAGGCCCGCACCCGCATCACCTTCGTCTGA
- the LOC108895077 gene encoding uncharacterized protein LOC108895077 isoform X2: MEEFKTCNLDYFPENILIDVLSFLSVRELVRAGRVCKRWKRLVKDQRLWRVVDLTAWKGVLELRGCELPRGFFNQTLPTSPDQERAEATSSAQQQGQDQKGKQRSSPSGITINTLVLNNVPSFTDQHLQSLTSWERLSRLELRDTFRVTANGLRSCAAKDGICGVEGFPRLKFLEIGITGRQGYQLQMASLGLGAGWLGLEELSLGGKEVGPGLLCASRLKDLKRLCLWACTLSEMQIVRSCRMLRGLRQLEFLDVTFQPRQCPPVVEGEGGGEEEQDNEEAAGGESNNDENKTLDVNDPIPSLRRSLAVLLPACSLVFTNCSVQVLETFSPWIFLNLPTSTEWSYIL; the protein is encoded by the exons ATGGAAGAATTTAAAACCTGTAATCTGGACTACTTTCCCgaaaacattttaattgatGTCTTGTCGTTTTTGAGCGTACGAGAGCTCGTCAGAGCTGGAAG AGTGTGTAAGAGGTGGAAACGCCTTGTTAAAGACCAGAGACTGTGGAGAGTTGTCGATCTGACTGCATGGAAAGGG GTGCTGGAGTTGCGTGGCTGTGAGCTGCCTCGTGGCTTTTTCAACCAGACACTGCCCACTTCACCTGACCAAGAAAGAGCAGAAGCCACATCCAGTGCTCAACAGCAAGGGCAGGATCAGAAAGGGAAACAGCGCAGCTCTCCATCAGGGATCACTATTAATACGTTAGTCCTTAACAATGTGCCCTCTTTCACGGACCAGCACCTGCAGAGTCTGACATCATGGGAGAGGCTCAGTCGACTGGAGCTGCGCGACACCTTTCGCGTGACGGCTAACGGGCTCAGGAGCTGTGCTGCCAAGGATGGCATCTGTGGAGTGGAAGGGTTCCCCAGGCTCAAGTTTCTGGAAATAGGCATCACTGGGCGGCAGGGCTACCAGTTACAGATGGCCTCCCTGGGGCTAGGGGCAGGATGGCTCGGACTGGAAGAACTGAGCCTGGGCGGTAAAGAGGTGGGGCCAGGCCTGCTCTGTGCGAGCCGTCTGAAGGACCTGAAGCGTCTGTGTCTGTGGGCCTGCACACTCAGCGAAATGCAAATAGTCCGGAGCTGCAGGATGCTCCGTGGACTCCGCCAGCTGGAGTTTTTGGACGTGACATTCCAGCCTCGGCAGTGTCCACCAGTGGTGGAAGGGGAGGGTGGTGGTGAAGAGGAGCAGGACAACGAGGAAGCTGCAGGTGGAGAAAGCAACAATGATGAGAACAAGACACTGGATGTTAATGATCCTATTCCAAGTCTGCGTCGCTCGCTTGCTGTCCTGCTGCCAGCCTGCTCTCTAGTTTTCACCAACTGCTCTGTTCAG GTTTTAGAGACGTTTTCCCCCTGGATATTTTTGAATCTGCCCACCTCAACAGAATGGAGCTATATATTGTGA
- the aurkb gene encoding LOW QUALITY PROTEIN: aurora kinase B (The sequence of the model RefSeq protein was modified relative to this genomic sequence to represent the inferred CDS: deleted 1 base in 1 codon), producing MQNKENYEPRGFQRPFATPSMVAGPQRVTVKPRAEVDKNAVTGPGRECVGSSSTSVAKKVTIDDFDIGRPLGKGKFGNVYLARVKKLQAIVALKVLFKSQMEKEGVEHQLRREIEIQAHLKHPNILRFYNYFHDRKRVFLVLEYAPRGEMYKELQRCGRFDDQRTATYMEEISDALMYCHEKKVIHRDIKPENLLLGYRGELKIADFGWSVHAPSLRRRTMCGTLDYLPPEMIEGHTHSEKVDLWCIGVLCYECLVGNPPFETASHSDTYKRIMKVDLKFPKIVSDGARDLISKLLRHNPIDRLSLQSVIDHPWVRSNSHRLLPPSYPAKKS from the exons ATGCAG aATAAGGAAAATTATGAGCCCAGAGGTTTCCAACGACCG TTTGCCACCCCAAGCATGGTGGCAGGCCCACAGCGAGTTACA GTGAAACCACGAGCAGAGGTGGACAAAAATGCTGTCACAG GCCCTGGGAGAGAATGTGTTGGCTCATCCTCCACTTCAGTTGCAAA GAAAGTCACCATCGATGACTTTGACATCGGTCGACCGCTGGGGAAGGGCAAGTTTGGTAATGTCTACCTTGCGAGAGTAAAGAAGCTGCAGGCCATCGTGGCACTGAAAGTGTTGTTCAAGTCACAGATGGAGAAGGAAGGTGTGGAGCATCAGCTCAGGAGGGAGATTGAGATTCAAGCCCATCTCAA gcACCCCAACATCCTGCGCTTCTACAATTATTTCCATGACCGCAAGAGGGTGTTCTTAGTGCTTGAGTATGCCCCACGTGGTGAGATGTACAAAGAGCTACAGAGATGTGGAAGATTTGATGACCAGCGCACTGCCACA tacatggAGGAGATATCTGATGCACTAATGTATTGCCACGAAAAGAAAGTGATTCATCGTGACATCAAGCCAGAGAACCTGCTTCTCGGCTATCGTGGAGAGCTGAAAATTGCTGATTTTGGTTGGTCTGTTCATGCACCTTCTCTGAG ACGCCGCACTATGTGTGGGACACTGGACTACCTCCCTCCAGAGATGATTGAGGGGCACACCCACAGTGAGAAGGTGGACCTGTGGTGCATTGGGGTCCTTTGCTATGAATGCCTAGTTGGCAACCCACCTTTTGAAACTGCCAGCCATTCAGACACATACAAAAGAATTATGAAG GTGGATTTGAAGTTCCCCAAGATCGTCTCAGACGGTGCCCGGGACCTGATCTCCAAGCTACTTCGCCACAACCCCATTGACCGCCTCTCACTACAGAGCGTCATTGATCACCCGTGGGTGCGCAGCAACTCTCATCGGCTCCTACCCCCATCCTATCCCGCCAAGAAATCCTGA
- the cops6 gene encoding COP9 signalosome complex subunit 6, whose product MATSNGGGMEVDGAGDPSVMASGVTGSVSVALHPLVILNISDHWIRIRSQEGRPMQVIGALIGKQEGRNIEVMNSFELLSHTIDERVHIDKEYYYTKEEQFKQVFKDMEFLGWYTTGGPPDQSDIHIHKQVCEIIESPLFLKLNPMTKHTDLPVSVYESVIDIINGEATMLFAELTYTLATEEAERIGVDHVARMTATGTGENSTVAEHLIAQHSAIKMLHSRVKIILEYVKAVEAGEVPFNHEILREANALCHRLPVLSTTKFKTDFYDQCNDVGLMAYLGTITKTCNSMNQFINKFNVLYDRQGIGRRMRGLFF is encoded by the exons ATGGCGACCAGCAATGGTGGAGGAATGGAAGTGGATGGGGCAGGCGA CCCCAGTGTTATGGCCTCAGGAGTCACCGGGAGCGTTTCTGTGGCCTTACACCCTCTGGTTATCCTCAACATATCTGACCACTGGATACGCATCCGCTCTCAGGAGGGACGACCAATGCAGG TGATTGGAGCCCTGATCGGGAAGCAGGAGGGTAGAAACATTGAGGTGATGAACTCCTTTGAGTTGCTGTCTCACACCATAGATGAACGAGTGCATATTGACAAGGAGTATTATTACACCAAGGAGGAACAAT TCAAACAGGTTTTCAAAGACATGGAGTTCTTGGGTTGGTACACCACAGGTGGTCCCCCTGACCAATCAGATATCCACATTCACAAGCAG gtgtGTGAGATCATTGAGAGCCCTCTCTTCCTCAAGCTCAACCCAATGACCAAACACACCGAC CTTCCTGTTAGTGTTTATGAATCTGTGATTGACATCATCAATGGCGAG gCTACCATGTTGTTTGCTGAGCTGACGTACACTCTGGccacagaggaagcagagagaatTGGTGTTGACCACGTAGCTCGAATGACGGCCACTGGCACAGGAGAAAATTCAACAG TTGCTGAACACCTCATAGCCCAGCACAGTGCAATAAAGATGCTCCACAGCCGGGTGAAGATTATTCTAGAGTACGTCAAAGCCGTGGAAGCAG GAGAGGTGCCATTCAACCACGAGATCCTTCGAGAAGCGAATGCCCTGTGCCACAGACTGCCAGTCCTCAGCACCACAAAATTCAAAACTGACTTCTATGAT CAATGCAACGACGTGGGCCTTATGGCCTACTTAGGCACCATCACCAAGACCTGCAACAGTATGAACCAGTTCATCAACAAGTTCAACGTCCTGTACGACAGACAGGGCATCGGCCGGAGGATGAGAGGACTCTTCTTTTGA
- the mcm7 gene encoding DNA replication licensing factor MCM7 isoform X1 — protein MARKDYAAEKDKCKRFLQEFYTEDDNGKKVFKYGAQLVALAHREQVSLFVELDDVAEEDPELVESICENAKRYTGLFADAVHELLPEYKERDIVAKDSLDVYIEHRLMMEQRGRDPADTRDPRNQYPPELMRRFEMYFKPPTTAKPKVVRDVRADSIGNLVTVRGIVTRATEVKPMMAVATYTCDQCGAETYQPIQSPSFMPLVMCPSQECVTNKSGGRLYLQTRGSKFVKFQELRIQEHSDQVPVGNIPRSMSVYARGENTRLAQPGDHVAITGVFLPLLRTGFKQAVQGLLSETYLEAHSITLMNKTEDDELGNEELTEEELRSITDEGFYEKLAGSIAPEIYGHEDVKKALLLLLVGGVEQAPKGMKIRGNINICLMGDPGVAKSQLLSYIDRLAPRSQYTTGRGSSGVGLTAAVMRDPLTGEMTLEGGALVLADLGICCIDEFDKMADADRTAIHEVMEQQTISIAKAGIMTSLNARCSILAAANPAYGRYNPRKSIEQNIQLPAALLSRFDLLWLIQDKPDADADLRLAQHITYVHQHSRQPPTHFTPIDMKLMRRYIALCKKRQPVVPESLADYITAAYVEMRKEARVSKDTTFTSARTLLSILRLSTALARLRMMDTVEKEDVNEAMRLMEMSKDSLQADKSSNTRTQRPADVIFSLVRELATEGMVGRGGAGGVVRMAEAEQRCVSRGFTPAQFQEALEEYEELNVWQVNQARTRITFV, from the exons ATGGCTCGTAAGGATTATGCGGCAGAGAAAG ACAAATGCAAAAGGTTCCTGCAAGAGTTTTACACAGAGGATGACAATGGGAAGAAGGTGTTCAAATATGGAGCTCAGCTT GTGGCACTGGCCCACAGGGAGCAGGTGTCCCTCTTTGTCGAACTGGATGACGTGGCTGAGGAAGACCCTGAGCTGGTTGAGAGCATCTGTGAGAATGCCAAACGCTACACGGGCCTGTTTGCTGATGCTGTCCATGAGTTGCTACCAGAGTACAAAGAAAGAGAT ATTGTGGCCAAAGATTCCCTGGACGTGTATATTGAGCACAGGCTGATGATGGAACAGAGGGGTCGTGACCCTGCAGACACTCGTGACCCACGTAACCAATACCCACCTGAACTCATGAGAAGATT TGAGATGTACTTTAAGCCTCCCACCACTGCTAAACCTAAAGTGGTCCGTGATGTTCGAGCTGACAGTATTGGGAACCTGGTGACAGTTCGAGGCATAGTGACTCGTGCCACTGAGGTCAAACCAATGATGGCTGTAGCTACTTACACATGTGACCAGTGTGGTGCTGAGACCTATCAACCA ATCCAGTCTCCCTCTTTCATGCCCCTCGTCATGTGTCCCAGCCAAGAGTGTGTCACCAACAAATCTGGAGGGCGTCTCTACCTGCAGACCAGAGGCTCCAAATTTGTCAAATTCCAAGAGCTGCGTATTCAGGAACAT AGTGATCAGGTGCCTGTTGGTAATATTCCAAGGAGCATGTCTGTATACGCCCGTGGAGAAAACACACGCCTTGCCCAGCCAGGAGACCATGTAGCCATCACAGGagtcttcctccctcttctgcGCACAGGTTTCAAACAAGCTGTTCAG GGTCTTCTGTCAGAAACGTACCTGGAGGCCCACAGCATCACACTCATGAACAAAACAGAGGATGACGAGCTTGGCAACGAGGAGCTGACTGAGGAGGAGCTGCGTAGCATCACAG atgaaggattttatgAGAAATTAGCTGGCTCCATAGCACCAGAGATCTATGGACATGAAGATGTGAAAAAGgctcttcttctcctgctcGTTGGAGGTGTGGAACAGGCACCTAAAGGCATGAAAATCAGAG GCAACATAAACATCTGCCTGATGGGAGACCCAGGAGTCGCCAAGTCCCAGCTGCTGTCCTACATTGACCGTCTGGCCCCTCGAA GCCAGTACACAACAGGTCGTGGATCATCCGGAGTCGGTCTGACTGCAGCAGTTATGCGTGACCCCCTGACTGGAGAAATGACCCTGGAAGGTGGAGCCTTGGTGCTGGCTGACCTGGGCATCTGCTGCATTGATGAGTTTGACAAGATGGCCGACGCTGACCGCACAGCCATCCATGAGGTGATGGAGCAGCAGACCATCTCCATTGCAAAG GCGGGCATCATGACCTCCCTCAATGCCCGTTGCTCCATCCTAGCGGCGGCCAACCCCGCCTACGGCCGCTACAACCCCAGGAAGAGCATTGAGCAGAACATTCAGCTGCCGGCTGCTCTGCTCTCCCGTTTCGACCTGCTCTGGCTGATCCAGGACAAGCCAGACGCCGATGCTGATCTGCGTCTGGCCCAGCACATTACCTACGTCCACCAGCACTCCCGCCAGCCACCCACTCACTTCACCCCCATCGACATGAAGCTGATGAG ACGTTACATCGCTCTGTGTAAGAAGCGGCAGCCTGTGGTGCCAGAGTCACTGGCTGATTACATCACTGCTGCTTATGTTGAGATGAGGAAAGAGGCCAGAGTCAGCAAAGACACCACCTTTACCTCTGCCCGtaccctcctctccatcctccgTCTGTCCACTGCCCTG GCTCGCCTTCGCATGATGGACACTGTGGAGAAGGAGGACGTCAATGAGGCAATGAGACTGATGGAGATGTCAAAGGACTCGCTACAAGCCGACAAGTCCAGCAACACAAG GACTCAGCGTCCAGCCGACGTCATCTTCTCCCTGGTTCGTGAGCTCGCCACAGAGGGCATGGTGGGCCGTGGTGGAGCCGGTGGGGTGGTTCGCATGGCTGAGGCCGAGCAGCGTTGCGTATCTCGTGGCTTCACTCCTGCCCAGTTCCAGGAGGCCTTGGAGGAGTATGAGGAGCTGAACGTGTGGCAGGTCAACCAGGCCCGCACCCGCATCACCTTCGTCTGA